Proteins encoded within one genomic window of Leucoraja erinacea ecotype New England chromosome 24, Leri_hhj_1, whole genome shotgun sequence:
- the nit1 gene encoding deaminated glutathione amidase isoform X1, whose product MLLLPTVTAIRGARGMSMARKALIAVCQLSSTDDKDHNLRECRELVRQGAARGARMVFLPEAFDHISSSTEVMLRLAESLEGELVGSYRQLARESGVWLSLGGFHEQGPDWDRERRIYNTHLLLNDSGEIAGLYRKTHLFDVDIQGQVSLKESSSTIPGPRIEPPVTTPIGKIGLAICYDLRFPEISLALASAGAEILTFPSAFTLTTGMAHWEVVQIPAVDPRAGATDAHSTHSASCLVPGLGF is encoded by the exons TTCTTCTACCGACTGTCACAGCAATTCGCGG GGCCAGAGGCATGTCCATGGCGAGGAAGGCCCTGATCGCCGTGTGCCAGCTGTCCTCGACCGACGACAAGGACCACAACTTGCGGGAGTGCCGGGAGCTGGTGAGGCAGGGGGCAGCGCGAGGGGCCCGTATGGTCTTCCTTCCCGAGGCTTTCGATCACATCTCGTCCAGCACCGAGGTCATGCTGCGTCTCGCCGAGAGCCTGGAGGGAGAGCTGGTGGGGAGCTACCGTCAGCTGGCCAG GGAGTCTGGTGTGTGGCTGTCCCTGGGAGGGTTCCACGAGCAGGGTCCTGACTGGGACCGGGAGCGACGGATCTACAACACCCACCTGTTGCTCAATGACTCAG GAGAGATTGCCGGCCTCTATCGCAAGACCCACCTGTTTGATGTGGATATCCAAGGTCAGGTTTCGCTCAAGGAGAGCAGCTCCACCATCCCGGGACCTCGGATCGAGCCTCCTGTTACAACCCCAATAGGCAAG ATTGGACTTGCTATTTGTTACGATCTTCGATTTCCAGAAATCTCATTGGCTCTTGCCAGTGCTGGGGCAGAGATTCTCACGTTCCCCTCGGCTTTTACACTAACGACTGGCATGGCGCATTGGGAG GTGGTGCAGATCCCAGCAGTGGACCCGAGGGCAGGGGCCACTGATGCCCACAGTACACACAGTGCGTCTTGTCTTGTGCCAGGTCTGGGGTTCTGA
- the nit1 gene encoding deaminated glutathione amidase isoform X2, with amino-acid sequence MLLLPTVTAIRGARGMSMARKALIAVCQLSSTDDKDHNLRECRELVRQGAARGARMVFLPEAFDHISSSTEVMLRLAESLEGELVGSYRQLARESGVWLSLGGFHEQGPDWDRERRIYNTHLLLNDSGEIAGLYRKTHLFDVDIQGQVSLKESSSTIPGPRIEPPVTTPIGKIGLAICYDLRFPEISLALASAGAEILTFPSAFTLTTGMAHWEKSIFVHFNHITITARNRPSRPF; translated from the exons TTCTTCTACCGACTGTCACAGCAATTCGCGG GGCCAGAGGCATGTCCATGGCGAGGAAGGCCCTGATCGCCGTGTGCCAGCTGTCCTCGACCGACGACAAGGACCACAACTTGCGGGAGTGCCGGGAGCTGGTGAGGCAGGGGGCAGCGCGAGGGGCCCGTATGGTCTTCCTTCCCGAGGCTTTCGATCACATCTCGTCCAGCACCGAGGTCATGCTGCGTCTCGCCGAGAGCCTGGAGGGAGAGCTGGTGGGGAGCTACCGTCAGCTGGCCAG GGAGTCTGGTGTGTGGCTGTCCCTGGGAGGGTTCCACGAGCAGGGTCCTGACTGGGACCGGGAGCGACGGATCTACAACACCCACCTGTTGCTCAATGACTCAG GAGAGATTGCCGGCCTCTATCGCAAGACCCACCTGTTTGATGTGGATATCCAAGGTCAGGTTTCGCTCAAGGAGAGCAGCTCCACCATCCCGGGACCTCGGATCGAGCCTCCTGTTACAACCCCAATAGGCAAG ATTGGACTTGCTATTTGTTACGATCTTCGATTTCCAGAAATCTCATTGGCTCTTGCCAGTGCTGGGGCAGAGATTCTCACGTTCCCCTCGGCTTTTACACTAACGACTGGCATGGCGCATTGGGAG aaatcGATATTTGtccattttaaccatataacaattacagcacgaaacaggccatctcggcccttctag